Below is a window of Chryseobacterium arthrosphaerae DNA.
TGCATTAGCTTTAACCTGTTTTGCGTAAGTTTCGAATTGTACGTCCAATGCTTCACCGAAAGCCACAGCCTTACCGGCAATCACATGCTCCAGCGGACCTCCCTGGATACCCGGAAATACAGCACCATCCAATACCTGGCTCATCATTTTGATTTCTCCTTTTGGCGTTTTGTGACCATAAGTATTTTCAAAATCTTTCCCCATCATGATCATTCCTCCTCTAGGACCTCTTAAAGTCTTGTGGGTGGTAGTGGTCACTACATGGCAGTGTTCGAATGGAGAATTCAATAATCCTTTTGCTACCAGACCTGCAGGGTGTGCAATATCTGCCCAAAGCGTTGCTCCGATCTCGTCAGCCACTTCTCTGAATTTAGCATAGTCAAGGTCTCTTGAATAGGCAGAGAAACCTGCAATCATCATTTTCGGTCTTTCTCTGAGAGCTACTTCTCTCATCTGATTGTAATCGATAAGACCGGTTTCTCTCTCTACTCCGTAAGAAACCACTTCATATTGGATTCCTGAGAAGTTAACAGCAGAACCGTGAGTAAGGTGCCCTCCCATTGAAAGGTCCATTCCCATGATCTTATCTCCTGGTTTCAAAACGGCAAGATAAATGGCAGCATTCGCCTGAGAACCGGAATGGGGCTGTACGTTCACATAATCTACTCCGAAAAGTTCTTTTGCTCTGTTGATAGCCAGTGTTTCAACCTCATCTACTACTTCGCATCCTCCGTAATATCTTTTTCCGGGGTATCCTTCAGCATATTTGTTTGTCAGTACACTTCCCATTGCTTTCATCACATTTTCAGAAACAAAGTTTTCTGATGCGATAAGCTCTAATCCATGGGTTTGTCTTTGTCTTTCCTTTTCAATCAGGTCGAAAATAATATCCATTTTACTTTTAGTTTTTGAAATTTATCCCCCCAAATGTACGGATTTTTCACCGAGATTCCGGTATTAAAAAAATGATTTTTAAACACCAAAAAGGGAAGTCTGAAAAGTAGATTTATTATTCCTGCTGATTTTATTTTCCCCAAAAAACACATTAAAATGCTTCATCAGAAAGCTCTTTATTCACCATAGCTCCTGCAAAATTTCCTTGTGCTACAGCATTGGCTACGGATCTCATCATGGTTACGTTATCACCACAGGCAAAAACTCCGGGAACATTTGTTTTCTGCATAAAATCTACTTTGATAAATCCTTGCTCCGTCAGTTCACAGCCAAGGTTTCCCGATGCATCAATATTCTGCTCAAAAGGAATCTTGGCATACAGGGCCTGTAATGATACGGTCTCTCCATTTTTAAAGATTATCTGCTGAATATAGCCATCTGCATGTTCAATTTTTTCAATTTCATTTTCATTAAGACTGATTGTATTCTGCTTCAGCTTTTCAATCTGATCGTCAGAAAGAACTGCTTTTCCGTTGGTAAACAAGGTCAGGCTTTTGGTCATATTAAAAATCAGTTTGGAAAATTCAAAAGCCATTTCTCCGTTGGAAAGAATTCCCGTCACTTCATTTTTTACTTCATAGCCATGACAGTACGGGCAATGCAGCACAGAAATCCCCCAACATTCTGCAAAACCTGGAATATCCGGCATGACATCCTTCACCCCGGAAGCCAGAATCAGTTTTTTAGCAGAAAATATGTCACCGGAAGCTGTTTCGACTGCAAAACCGGAATTGCTTTCTGACATTTTGATAACCGTTCCGTTATAGAAATGAACGGTATCATATTTTTCAACATCTTTTTTAGCCAGGTGTGAAATTTCCTTTGGAGTTTTCCCGTCATGGGTAATAAAATTATGAGAATGCGGAGTCTGCCTGTTACAGGGTTTTCCGTTATCAATCACCAGAACATTTCGCAGAGATCTTCCCAAAGCCATTGCTGCGGATAATCCGGCGTAACTGCCTCCTGTAATGATGACATCGAAGTTTTTATTTTGCATAGCTTTAATGATTTAAAATACAAATGTAAAGCAAAAAACACTAATGCAACTATATTGCAATAATGTTTTTTATTTTATTTCCCTTGACTTTATATTGAAAGCTCACTTTTTCCAGCGATCTCTTGTCTCATCAATTTCGTCCTGAATTCTTTTATTGATATCTGTTTTCGCTCCCTGTAAACTGAAAACAGCGGTTCCCCTTTCTCTTGCATACGGATTGGCAATAGAATCTTTCAATCCTGAAAGTTCAAAAAAAGGACCGGATTCTTTGAGTTCTTTTCCAGCTTCAGAGGCATCTTTAACCCTGATCACATTTTTATATTTTTTGCTCAGATCTATCCAGTTGATATAATCAGCATTCAATGATATCGCTTTTACACCAATTTCTGAATAATAATTAATTGCACCTGCCTGTCCGTAATTGTCACAGAGCACCAATGTATTTCCTGATTTCGACAGTTGGGAATATTGTTTATCTACTTTTTGGGCCAGTTCTCTCCATCCCTGCATATCGGCAAAATCCTGAGGTAAAGAATGGTCTTTTCCGTCTTCCCAGCGCAGCAATCCGATTTTCCTGTACTGATCCTGATGAGTCTCAATATATTCAGGGCTTTTATTCGGGAAGGCCAGATTATATAATGGGAGAAATAACAGGACAGGGATGCTGATACTGACGGGTTTCAAAAATCTTTTCCAGCCATTTTCAAAAATATTTCCGAGAAAAACAGATCCAAAAGCAATATATACCGGATAAAGCCCTATTGCATAATAATCTTTTGCTTTAAAAAACAAAAACAGGGTAATTGTGATGATATAACTCCAAAAGAAGACCCTGAACTTTTCAAAAGGTTTATACAACAGTAAAGCGCCCCACCCTGCGATCATCACAAAAAAGACTCCAACGAAAAATAAAGCCTGAGATTTCATAAACTCAGCACTGCTGACATGCACCAGCTGTCTTTCCGAAAGCTCTTTCATGTGATGAATGACCGGAAACTGATTCTGGTACTGCCAAAGAAGATTAGGGGAAATAATAATTAAAGCTAAAAGTGCTGCCCAATATAGATGAGGCTGCATAAAAATCTTTCTCTGTTCTGTTAATAACAGGGCAGGAACAAGTCCTAATAAGGAAAAAGCAATATTGTATTTATTCAATATTCCTATTCCGAAAATGACAGCTCCTATGTACAGCCATTTTACTTTTCGGGAATTAAAATATCTGATCAGACTGAAATACAGGAACAGCCAAAGAAAAATCTCCAGGGAAGTGGGCTGAAACAGCATATTGACCCGAAGGAGCACCGAAAACAAGATTCCCAGAGAGGCGAGTATTTTAGCAAACAGGCTTCCATTGAGCTCTTCAACTGTTTTCCATGTAAGCACTATTGTTAAAGCTCCGAACAAAGCCGGAAAAAATTTGACCCAGAATACAGTATTACCCAATTCCTTGATTAACCATGCCAACCAAGAATTGACAGGCGGTACTGAAAGGTATCCCCAAGCTAAGTGATTTGCCTGATCAAGGTGCAGGTATTCATCTCTGTGAAGCTCATATTCCGGGCTTATCAGTGAATACTGAAGTATAAATTTAGCAAGAACAAAAAGGACAAGAACCCAATAGTTTTTTTTCATAGGTTATCGTTTGGATTACTATTAAGACAATTTAAGTTCCTCTTATGTGACATCCCTCAATCTTCTGCTCTAAAAACAACTTATTCTATCTGATGATTTCGGATTTACCTAAGTTCAAATGTAGGAATTATTTGGTTCCTGATAATGAGCAGATAATAAAAAGATCCCGGAGAAATATTCCTCCGGGACCTAACAGTTTAGTAGTTTATAGTGAGTTTATTATTTGGCCTTAGACTTTTCTTTCAACTCTTCTTTATCTTTATCAGACGGGTTCCATACTTTTATTTCAGAATCTTTTGTAATCTCAGACCCCGGAAGAATCTGAACATTGATTCCATCGCTGGCGCCCAGTTTCATATATACTTTTTTAAATTTGCCGTCTTTCTGTTTTACTTCTACAAAAGGAACATCTTTTCCCTGTTTCTTCTCATACTGAACTAAGGATTCGTCCATCAATAAAGCATTTTTCTGAGAGCTTAATACAATTTCACCATTCGCTGAGAAACCAGCTCTGATGTATTCATTATTAGGATTGTCCACATTTCCTTCTACCGGAAATTTAATGGTCCCTGCATTATCTTTTCCTTTAGGAGCGATCATCGTAAGTTTCCCGGGGAAGGTTTTATTCTGTAAGGCACCGATCACGATGTTCATATCCATCCCCTGTCTCAGTTTTCCAGCCTGAGCTTCATCAATTTCACCTTTAAAGATAAGAGAGTTCAGATCGGCTACGGAACAGATCGTTGTACCGGCATTGAAGTTATTGGCCTCAATCACCTGGCTACCTAATTTCACAGGAACTTCAAGAACGGTTCCTGAAGCTTTGGAACGGATTTGTGTAGTCGCCAGTCCCTGCCCCTGAAGTTCAGGTGTAGCACCGGTTTTGGCAATCTGTAATCTTTTCTGGGCGGTATTCAACTGCTGCTGGGAATTTTTAAGGGTCTGCTGCTGGGAGTACAGCTGCTGCTGTGAGTTCAGGTATTCCTGTTTAGAAGCTACTCCCTGCTTATAAAGCTTTTCCTGCATCTCAAACTGCTTCTGCATATTAGCAACATTCAGCTGTGCATTGCTGATCTGAAGCTGAGCATTCTGAACTTCCTGCTGAGCGGCGTTTACTTCAGAAATACTCGGTACGATTTTCACCGTAGCGATAAGCTGCCCCACTTCTACTTTATCTCCTTCTTTCACTAAGATTTTATCGATGATCCCTGTAATGTTGGGCTTAATTTCAATCTCTTCCTTCGGTACAATTTTCCCGGTAGCCATCACCTTATCATCCATATTCTGAATGGTAGGTTTACGGGTAAGGAAAGCCTCACTTTCCTTAGAGTTTGATTTTATAAGATAGCCAATCCCTGAGAACAATGCCACTGCAAAGAAAAGCCCCAATACTATATAAATGGCTTTTTTCCAAGTGAATTTCTTTTTCATATGTATAGTTTATTTTTTAATTAAAAGGTTGAAAGATTTAAGTTTAAAAGACCAATCCGTGTTGTCTCCCGTTTCAAATTTTCAAATAATATCATTTAAATTAATTACTCTGTTCTTAATGCCTCAATCGGTTTAATCTTCACTGCTCTCTGCGCGGGAATCATTCCGATGATCAATCCTAAAACCACCATCACTGCCATTGCTGCAAATACATTCCCATAATTAACAGTCGGGTTATAGAATGGAAATGAATCCTGGCCCTGGGTAGCAATATTTAAGATCATAAGTACAAAAATCCCGGACATAAATCCCAAAAGCCCTGAAGAAAGGGTGATCACAACACTTTCAAGCAGAATCTGATTTCTTACTTCCGCAGGTTTTGCTCCCAAAGCCCGTCTGATCCCGATCTCTTTTGTTCTTTCTTTTACGGTGATCAAAAGAATATTGGAGATTGCAATTACCCCTGCAAGGATTGTAAGGGTTCCCACGATGATGGTCAGCAGCTGCATCCCGGAAAGAAACCCTGTCAGCTTTTTAAATTCTTTCTGTACGTTGGCACTTCCGAATGCATTGGTATCTTCAGGGGAAACCTTATTTTTAGTTTTTAAAATCTGTTTTATCTGATCTTCCACCACATTAAGGTCTGCAGTAGGCTTTCCGACAATAGCAAACAGATCAACCTGGTCTCCTGCATTATACATCTTGGTATAGGTGGAAAGGGGAATAAAGGCCGACTGGTCACTTTCAAAGCCTCCTCCTTTCTTGACCCGGAAAACTCCGATCACATTAAAGAATAATCCTTTGATATTAACAGATTTTCCGATTGGGTTTTCATTTTTCTTGGCATCAAAAAAGTTCTTATAAATTTCTTCCCCGATCACGACCACATTTTTGTTACCTGCAACATCTGCATCATTGATGTAACGTCCGAAGATCAGTTTCTTTTCTGAAATTTTGTTTCCTACGGAATAGTCTCCCGTAAGGGCATAAGTAGCATTTTTCCCGTTTCTTGACATGGCTTCACCGGGACCTCCCGTAAAGCTTCCTCTTGAATTTTGCGGCGAGATATAATCAATATCCGGTATTTTCTTTTTCAGCACCTCCATATCGGACAGGTTCAGATGAACATCCCTGCCTTTAGGAAATCCTTCGTAAGGAATAGATGTTTTCTGCGCCCACAAAAAGATCGAATTGGTTGCAAAACCGGAAAACAGTTTATCAAAACCATTTTCCATTCCTTTTGCTGCTCCAAGAAGGCTTACATACAAAAACATCCCCCATCCTACGCCGATCATGGTAAGAAATGTACGGAGCTTATTATTCCTCAAAGAATAATAGATCTCCTGCCAAGTATCTTTTTTAAATATGATGTTCACTTCTCTGTTATTATAAATTATTTAATCATAGCCCATCCGAACTGTGATGGTTTTTATTAGGCTAAATTTTCAAATTATTCTGCTTTCAGGTTACTGTTATTCTGTCCTCAAGGCTTCAATCGGTTTAATTCTCGAAGCTCTGTATGCCGGAACAAAACCTGCTACCAGTCCCGAAAAGACCAGTGCAATGAATGCCATAAAAATAGTTCCCCATCCTACACTTGGGTTTTTAATGAAAAATTCTTCAAGACTATCGCCGAGCAGGTTGAGTGTAAGGACTCCTATTCCTACGCCTACAAATCCGGAAATCACTGTAATCACAACGCTTTCCTGTACAATAAGAGCAACAATACCTCCCGGCTTAGCTCCAATTGCTTTCCGTACTCCAATTTCTCTGGTTCTCTCTTTTACAATATAAACCATGATATTACTGATCCCGATAATTCCGGCCAACAGGGTCCCAAGCCCGATAAATCCGACAATGGCTGTAAGAACCGCCATAAATGTAAAGGTATCGTTCATGTTTTTGGCATTATTCCAGACACGGACTCCATTTTCATCATCCGGAGAAACATTTTTTCTGGCTTTTAATTTATCTTTCAGCTCATCCCCATATTTGATGGCCTGCTCAGGGGTAAGTTTTTCATTGTAAGCGATATAAGCTATATTAACAGTATCAGATCCTTTTTTCATCTGTTGCAAAGTGGTAATAGGAACGGTGATATGTCTTTCATCCCTGTCACCTCCGTCATCAGAGAACACTCCCACTACTTTAAACATGGTTCCGTTGATATCTAGCTCCTTTCCTATAGATCCTCCGTTTTTTATGAGGTCTCTCTGTACCATTCTTCCGATTACAGCAACATTCTGTTTTCTTTCCAGATCAAAAGAGTTGATATAACGGCCGTCAATTACTTTTCTGTTCTCAATAACCTGTTCCCCCGGCTCTGCACCATGCACCTGATAAAGGCCGCTTTCCTTTCCGTATTTCACCATCAGGTTGGTGGCATATCTGGGGCTGGACGCTCCTACTTTTTCTTTATCTGTATTCACAAGGAAATCGTAGTCACTGTTAGTCATGGTCACATTTCTGTCAGACTGCAGTCCTTTATAGCCCAAAGTGGTTTTCCCGGTATAAATGGTGATCAGGTTTTTGGCATCTCCTGCAAACCCTTCTGAGAAAGCATTCTGCAGGCCTTTTCCGATTCCAAAAAGTACAATAAAAATAAACAGCCCCAGGGCCACTGTAAACCCTGAAAGTACCGTCCGAAGTACATTACTGCGGATAGAACTGAATATTTCCTGCCAACGATCTAGGTCAAACATTTTTATTAGTATTAAAAGATTGAAAAATTAAAATCATTTAATTTTCAAATTATCTCATTTTCAAATTTTCAAATTGTTTAAAGTACAATCTGCTTTATAAACTCATCACTTTCAATGATCCCATCCTTCAGCACTACATTTCTTTTGGTCTGTGCGGCAACATCCGGTTCGTGGGTTACTACAATGATGGTTTTGCCTTCATTGTTGATATCCTGAAGAAGTTTCATAATGTCATGGGTGGTTTTCGAATCCAAGGCTCCGGTAGGTTCATCCGCCAGTACTACTTTTGGATTGGTAATCAGTGCTCTTGCAATGGCCACCCTCTGTTTCTGCCCTCCTGAAAGCTCGTTAGGCAAATGGTTTGCCCATTGTCCCAACCCTACTTTTTCAAGATATTCCAAAGCTTTCTGATTCCGTTCCTTTCTGGGTACATTCTGGTAATAAAGAGGTAACGCTACGTTTTCCAGTGCCGTTTTGTAACTGATAAGGTTAAAAGACTGAAAAATAAATCCTAAAAACTTACTTCTGTATTCAGCAGCTTTTATCTCTGATAAGTGCTCGATAGGAACTCCATCCAATTCATAGGTACCGGAATCTTTTTCGTCCAGAATACCAATAATATTAAGAAGGGTAGATTTTCCGGAACCGGAACTTCCCATAATAGATACAAACTCGCCCTCTGAAATATTCAGATTAATTCCTTTGAGAACGTGAAGCTTGCTTTTTCCCGTATCGTATGACTTATGTAAATCCTGAATTACTAACATTAAGTGATGTATGTTTTATACCCAATAAGTAGGCGAGATTTTCAAATTGTTACAAGAAAGAAAATTTATTCAAATATTTTTTTGTTTAACTCATTAAACCTTTATTTATAGTATTTTATGTTTAATTGTTTAACTGTAACTTCAGATTTGTATCCTTTTACCCTCAATATTCCCTTCCAGCCTATTATTCGAGCCTGTTTCATGTAAATGTGGAAAACTTTTCAGGCTAAAAGTCAGCCTATTAGTATTTACCTCTTTCAAAATCAGTTCTTTTTTTCGAACTTTGTATCTAGTTCTTTACAAGAAATACGAAACTGAAAAAGTGAATAACTTCTATTCACAACCCTCAGAAAAACAAAAGCTTAAGTATTTCCGGGACGTTATCCACAGAGATCTAAATTATTTTAATTATAAAGATATTTAATATGGGAATTTTTGATAAAAGAGTAAGTTATAAGCCATTTGAATACCCGGAGGTTCTTCAATTTGTAGAGGCAATCAACAAATCGTTCTGGGTACATTCGGAAGTGGACTTTACTGCAGATGTTCAGGATTTTCATTCGCAGTTGGAACCACATGAAAAGCACGCTGTGAAAAATGCGCTGTTAGCCATTGCACAGATCGAGGTGTCTGTAAAGACATTCTGGGGAAATCTATACAATCACCTGCCGAAACCGGAATTCAATGGATTAGGATCTACTTTTGCAGAATGCGAATTCCGTCATTCTGAAGCCTATTCCCGTTTATTGGAGGTATTGGGATATAATGATGAATTCCTTAACGTAATTGAAATTCCTGCCGTAAAAGGAAGAATCGAATTTCTTGGAAATGCTTTGAAACATGCTAATTCCGCAACGCCTAAAGAGTACGTTTCAGCATTGTTATTATTCAGTATTCTTGTAGAAAATGTTTCTCTTTTCTCTCAATTTGCCATCATCCTCTCTTTCACGAGATTCAAAGGATTCATGAAAAATGTTTCCAATATCATTGCATGGACTTCCGTAGATGAACAAATTCATGCCAATGCAGGAATCTACCTGATCAATAAAATCCGTGAAGAACAACCGGACCTGTTGACAGAAAGTGACATCGAAGATATCTATACTCTTGTAGACGAATCCATCGCAAAAGAAGGCGATATCCTGAGCTGGATCTTTGAACTGGGTGAAATCGATAACGTATCTAAAGAAGACCTGTTAAACTTCATGAAATACCGTGTGGATGACAGCCTTAAGAAAATCAATATGAAAACAAGATACAACATCACTCCGGAACAATACAGACCAATGGTATGGTTCGAGGAAGAAGTTTTCGCCAATTCATTGGATGATTTCTTTGCAAAACGACCTGTGGATTATACAAAACACGATAAGAGTATTACAGCCAACGATTTGTTCTAATGCGGGGCGCGAGCGAAGCGAGCGTCAAAGCAGATAGTATCAGCGCAGTCATTCTGAAAATAAGCTTATGAGCTTATGAGAAACATATGACACTAAGTTTTTACATACAACAGGCACAAATATAAAAGATGATTAATGTAATCGTAACCTATACGGTAAATCCCGGATTCGTTCCCAGCAATAAAGCGAATATTCAAAAATTCCTGGAGGATTTTAAAAAATTAGATCCCTCTACTTTTGAATACAAAGTTTTTGTAAAGGAAGATGGCGTTACTTTTGTACACTATTCAAACTATAGTAATGAAGAAGTTCAGCATGAAGTTTTGAATGTACCGTCTTTTAAAGAATTTCAGAAATTAAGGGACGAAAGCGGATTGAACGGTTCCCACAAAGTAGAATTTTTACAATCAATATTATAAAAAAACAAAATTCCGGGGTGGTTATCTCATCCCGGAATTCGAAAATATAACATCTATGGAAGAGCAAAATTCAAATATATGGTGGCTCAACGAAGAGTCTGAGCAGATGTTGAACAGAGGATATCTGTTGAAAGGTGAAACGGTAGACGGAGCTATCGACAGAATCACCACTGCTGCTGCAAAAAGGTTATACAAGCCGGAACTTCAGCCAGCTTTCAAAGAAATGATCACAAAAGGATGGATCAGTTTCTCTTCTCCCGTATGGGCTAATATGGGAACAGAGAGAGGTCTTCCGATCTCTTGTTTCAACACCCACATTCCGGACAGCATTGAAGGAATTACCCATAAAATGGGTGAAGTGATCATGCAGACAAAAATCGGAGGTGGTACTTCAGGCTATTTCGGAGAGCTTAGAAACAGAGGAACAGCTGTAACGGATAACGGAAAATCTTCCGGAGCTGTTTCATTTATGAAGCTTTTTGATACCGCAATGGATGTTGTTTCACAGGGAGGTGTAAGAAGAGGGGCTTTTGCTGCTTACTTAGATATTGACCACGGAGATATTGAAGAATTTTTATCCATTAAAGATATCGGTAGCCCGATTCAGAACCTGTTCACCGGAGTATGTGTTCCGGATTACTGGATGCAGGATATGATTGACGGTGATATGGACAAGCGTAAAGTTTGGGCAAGAGTATTGGAAAGCCGCCAGCAGAAAGGACTTCCTTATATTTTCTTTACCGATAACGTCAACAGAAACAAACCTCAGGTATATAAAGATTTAGGAATGACGGTAAACGCAAGTAACCTTTGTTCTGAAATCATGCTTCCATCCACAATGGAAGAATCATTCATCTGCTGTCTGTCTTCCATGAACCTTGAATTATATGATGAGTGGAAAGATACAGATGCGGTAAAATTGGCAGTATACTTCCTTGATGCCGTATTATCTGAATTCATTGATAAAACGGAAGGAAACTACTACTTACAGGGAGCAAGAAACTTCGCAATGCGTCACAGAGCCCTTGGATTAGGAGTTTTAGGATACCATTCGTACCTGCAGAAAAACATGATCCCATTTGAAAGCTTTGAAGCGACTCAGTTCAACGCAAGAGCATTCAGACATATTAAAGAGCAGGCTGAGCAGGCTTCAAGAGAACTGGCTAACATTTACGGAGAGCCGGAAGTACTGAAAGGGTACGGATTAAGAAATACCACTACAATGGCTATTGCTCCTACCACTTCCAGTTCTGCAATCCTGGGACAGACTTCTCCGGGAATTGAACCTTTCTCTTCCAACTATTATAAAGCAGGTCTTGCAAAAGGAAACTTTATGCGTAAGAACAAATACCTGGCAAAACTATTGAAAGAAAAAGGACTGGATAACGAAGAAACGTGGAGAACAATCATGCTGAACCATGGTTCTGTACAGCACCTGAACGAGCTTACTGCTGAAGAGAAAGCAGTATTCAAAACATTCAAGGAAATCTCTCCGATGGAGATCATTTCTCAGGCAGCACAAAGACAGCAATACATTGACCAGGCACAGTCTCTGAACCTTCAGATCCCATCTACAATGCCTGTAAAAGATGTAAACTACCTGTATATTGAAGCATGGAAAAAAGGGGTAAAAACACTTTACTACCAAAGAAGTTCTTCCGTTTCGAAAGAAATGATGGTGAACTTTGTATCATGCTCAAGCTGTGAAGCATAGGATCAAGTAATAAACACACTATATTATTTACAAAA
It encodes the following:
- a CDS encoding ribonucleoside-diphosphate reductase subunit alpha, which encodes MEEQNSNIWWLNEESEQMLNRGYLLKGETVDGAIDRITTAAAKRLYKPELQPAFKEMITKGWISFSSPVWANMGTERGLPISCFNTHIPDSIEGITHKMGEVIMQTKIGGGTSGYFGELRNRGTAVTDNGKSSGAVSFMKLFDTAMDVVSQGGVRRGAFAAYLDIDHGDIEEFLSIKDIGSPIQNLFTGVCVPDYWMQDMIDGDMDKRKVWARVLESRQQKGLPYIFFTDNVNRNKPQVYKDLGMTVNASNLCSEIMLPSTMEESFICCLSSMNLELYDEWKDTDAVKLAVYFLDAVLSEFIDKTEGNYYLQGARNFAMRHRALGLGVLGYHSYLQKNMIPFESFEATQFNARAFRHIKEQAEQASRELANIYGEPEVLKGYGLRNTTTMAIAPTTSSSAILGQTSPGIEPFSSNYYKAGLAKGNFMRKNKYLAKLLKEKGLDNEETWRTIMLNHGSVQHLNELTAEEKAVFKTFKEISPMEIISQAAQRQQYIDQAQSLNLQIPSTMPVKDVNYLYIEAWKKGVKTLYYQRSSSVSKEMMVNFVSCSSCEA